The window GACTTAAGAGTTTCCATTCCATCTGGTGATCAAATGGCTGCATCGAGTATTGTGTATAATTTGGAGCTTCGTTTACAAAATGATGTGGTTCGAGCAGATCTTATCGTCCTCCCGATTCCTGAATTCGACATcattcttggcatggattggctattttCTAAaggagcttcgatagattttcgACATAGGTCTGTATCTATTCGACCACCCAGCgggaaatcttttgtctttgaaaCAACAAAGAACAAGCAAATGCGGAACATCATCTCCTGCATCTGTGCTAGGAAACTTATGAGACGAggctgccaagcttttctagcatgtatTACTTCAACATCTATTCCTGTCAGTCTGAAGTTAGAGGATGTTGAggttgtcagagactttcctagcgtctttcttGAGGACGTTTCTAGCAGTTAGGGTCTAGTCTCGTGGTTAAGGGCTAGGGTCGAAGATCTCATGGATCGACTTGGTCTAGGGTTTGATGGAAAaagggccgaaaatttcttaagGTTCTTAGTTTGTTTAAGAGGGTTCTAAATGActtgatttgggttgcataGGGCATGGTTAGGTGTGATTAAgctatggttaaagtttggtcaagtttaTTTATGAttcgagttgattcgggttaaaaccgggatttcgcttcaagttttaaaacaaattatgaaatttagTCGAGGGCCTAAGTTCATgactaagaaatgtttatgggtatgttttaaggtgttatgttaaggTTAGGTGGATTCGGGTCGAAGTTttaaggtccaggggtaaaatgagaaagttagggtttcaagggcaaaacaatcattttacacctgaaaaatgttaggagtcctggcagtgtcctgaatgctgcaATAAAtggcaaaatttttatttggaaagaaaatggaattttatgatggaaAATATTAAATGCCAAAAAACGTGTTGTATGCTTgttttaaaaggaaaatgatattttatgcatgtattTTTTATAAAGAGATGGGAACCGAATACCGAATTTTCATAAGCCCAGGCTCAGTAACGGAAAAGTGGTTGTTGATTTACCCGCCTCCTGATACCATAGTTACagctgagattgatcaatcgaccgaaAGATGAAAGGATGATCACAATTAACGAACGGATTTCACCCCAAAAAGAAatgtatatgtgtatgtatatgatgaaaggaaaagtatatgatgaaagaaaatgtttaagtttatgcatgtcatgataaagctatttttattaaaaatattttcactattGCATGTGGACGTATACATATTACTTGTTACTATGGTTAAggcttgctgagtcaatagactcacaaagtgtgaatgatgcaggagAGGATTTTGATGTTGAGACGGGAGGGTTGAATGACTGAACTGGCTGGACGGATGGTgcactaacccgaggacctatCCATTGCTAGTTTTTCCGCACAACTATTGATTTTAcagtactttaaagattttgatgactTCTGGATTTaagagtggttttgagaggatttacaacgttatgttatttttgaaaaatgttagTTTTAGATTTTGTTTGACGTTTAAGATTTTATGTGTTTTTTACTGATTTTCAAGTAAATAGATGGTGAGTTTATTTTAATGGTGCAAAGTATATATATAGAACCATCAGATAAAAAAAGAGCAGCAAAGTAACTAGACTGAAGACAAAAAGGAAAAattctagtacattttaaagaaaatgagttAGAGACGTTTCAAGTCTTGACCTGGTGGAGTGAATAGAATCCTTAATAATACTCCTGTTGTTGGTCTAGGAGGAGGAAGAGACAATGGCATGTTGATTTTTCTAGAAAGAGGGGGGGTTGTCACAGCTATCAGGTTCAATTTTTCAGCAGGCTTATTAGAATCCTCGAGTATTTTAATATGAGCTAGAGGAACGAcctttattgttgtaggtacaaGTCTAGTTCTAGTTGTTCTGGACTTTTTCGCTTGAGGAGAAAGGGTTGTGATCTCAGAGTCATTGGATCAGTTTCTTTTTTGTCTTCAGTCTAGTTACCTTGCTGTTCTTTTTTTATCTGCTGGTTCTATTCTCTAATCAGATCCTTTCCATTCTCTTTCTTGATAACTATCATCCCAGAAAAGGTGACATTCAGAGGTCGTCCTTTTTTTCTGAGAGAGAGAATGTTTGGTGCAGAGAGATTTAAACTTGTGCAGAGTTATTGAGTTACTCTGTAAGGCTACCGAATCTTTAAACATTCTGCTCAAAGGGATGGTAAATCCGACTGATCGCTCTTCGTTAAAGATCATtactttgaaaatttggaataGGATAAATGACCGGTTGACTTTGAGTCGTGCTGTCATACCTAAGAACTTCTTTGTTGTATTGGCATCAAACGATCCTGCCTTTTCTAGAATAGGATTAGCCACAACGTCAGCCGAAAGTTGATATTCTAACTTAATTTCTTCCTTGTTTTCAGATGTCTCGATGTTCTCCCTAGATGCAGAGAACTTCAGCTTCATTTTCTCAACTGCCTGCTGAGGAACTAAAGAAAATTCAGTTAGCACTTCAGAAGGCAACTGAAAAAGTGTAGACAAATAACCTTCCTCAATCAACAGATTGTCCTCTCCCGGAGGCATCAAAATCTTCCCATCATCAATTACTATACCTCTGGcatagaaaattttcatttcttcCACGTAGATGTCCAACGAAGAACTGAGGAAGTTTCGGAGTCCAGATGACTCAACAACTTTGAAAACTTGATACAGAGCAACATCTTCCATTGAGTAAATAGATTCGAAATATGCGACAAGTGCATTCATGAT of the Primulina huaijiensis isolate GDHJ02 chromosome 1, ASM1229523v2, whole genome shotgun sequence genome contains:
- the LOC140971830 gene encoding uncharacterized protein — protein: MANCWQSLCYASEKAKAEPDTTLITGRIFILGVATYALLDSGATHSFIFETFVKLLKIIPEDLDLRVSIPSGDQMAASSIVYNLELRLQNDVVRADLIVLPIPEFDIILGMDWLFSKGASIDFRHRSVSIRPPSGKSFVFETTKNKQMRNIISCICARKLMRRGCQAFLACITSTSIPVSLKLEDVEVVRDFPSVFLEDVSSS